One genomic window of Ictalurus punctatus breed USDA103 unplaced genomic scaffold, Coco_2.0 Super-Scaffold_100068, whole genome shotgun sequence includes the following:
- the LOC128630848 gene encoding TBC1 domain family member 10A-like isoform X1 has product MCAGGGSAGRRDPACAVKRVCSVAYRHLDKHKIEPVLYMMEWFMCAFSRTLPWASDLRVWDMFLCDGVKMIFCVGLVVLTSMLGTRDKLKACPGQYETMEVLRAIEPRYMQEGFLVLQLQVSAQDVEHEQRTQLKRWKKKRGEPGPKLPQRMHSARTIMATEPHTHQDLRQKPTIMVQYPSVPEEKSEPNLRKKRGSL; this is encoded by the exons ATGTGTGCAGGAGGCGGTTCAGCTGGACGGAGAGATCCTGCATGCGCTGTGAAGCGAGTGTGTTCTGTGGCGTATCGGCACCTGGACAAGCACAAGATCGAGCCGGTGCTCTACATGATGGAGTGGTTCATGTGCGCCTTCTCCAGAACTCTGCCCTGGGCCTCGGACCTCCGAGTGTGGGACATGTTCCTGTGTGACg GAGTGAAAATGATATTCTGTGTGGGTTTGGTGGTGTTGACGTCCATGCTGGGTACTCGGGATAAGCTCAAGGCCTGTCCGGGTCAGTATGAGACCATGGAGGTCCTCAGAGCGATTGAGCCTAGATACATGCAGGAGGGCTTCTTAGTGCTCCAG TTGCAGGTATCGGCACAGGACGTGGAACATGAGCAACGCACGCAGCTGAAGCGCTGGAAGAAGAAGCGCGGCGAGCCCGGCCCCAAACTCCCTCAGAGAATGCACAGTGCTCGCACCATCATGGCCACCGAGCCTCATACACACCAAGACCTCCGCCAGAAACCCACCATTATGGTCCAGTACCCATCGGTCCCTGAGGAGAAGTCCGAGCCGAACCTcaggaagaagagagggagcCTGTAG
- the LOC128630848 gene encoding TBC1 domain family member 10A-like isoform X2, protein MCAGGGSAGRRDPACAVKRVCSVAYRHLDKHKIEPVLYMMEWFMCAFSRTLPWASDLRVWDMFLCDGVKMIFCVGLVVLTSMLGTRDKLKACPGQYETMEVLRAIEPRYMQEGFLVLQVSAQDVEHEQRTQLKRWKKKRGEPGPKLPQRMHSARTIMATEPHTHQDLRQKPTIMVQYPSVPEEKSEPNLRKKRGSL, encoded by the exons ATGTGTGCAGGAGGCGGTTCAGCTGGACGGAGAGATCCTGCATGCGCTGTGAAGCGAGTGTGTTCTGTGGCGTATCGGCACCTGGACAAGCACAAGATCGAGCCGGTGCTCTACATGATGGAGTGGTTCATGTGCGCCTTCTCCAGAACTCTGCCCTGGGCCTCGGACCTCCGAGTGTGGGACATGTTCCTGTGTGACg GAGTGAAAATGATATTCTGTGTGGGTTTGGTGGTGTTGACGTCCATGCTGGGTACTCGGGATAAGCTCAAGGCCTGTCCGGGTCAGTATGAGACCATGGAGGTCCTCAGAGCGATTGAGCCTAGATACATGCAGGAGGGCTTCTTAGTGCTCCAG GTATCGGCACAGGACGTGGAACATGAGCAACGCACGCAGCTGAAGCGCTGGAAGAAGAAGCGCGGCGAGCCCGGCCCCAAACTCCCTCAGAGAATGCACAGTGCTCGCACCATCATGGCCACCGAGCCTCATACACACCAAGACCTCCGCCAGAAACCCACCATTATGGTCCAGTACCCATCGGTCCCTGAGGAGAAGTCCGAGCCGAACCTcaggaagaagagagggagcCTGTAG